atttatttctataaaatCAAGAGATTTCAGAAGAGTTTTCTCAAATGTCATccctttactcttttttttttttgtgtactAAAACGATCCTTATCTTCGACGACAATTgataaaagaattagaaaaaaagaagaagctggaACCTGACATGAGGATAAAAGTAGTATAGGAACTAAACTAAGATAAAATTAAGAGTAGGGGGACCAAATAACGCCACTTATCCTTctcacaaaatatataaatacacaCATAATTTATGCTCTACACAGCCCACATAAACACTCCTTTTCCTTCCTGTTTAATCAAAAGATTCACACCCATCTCTCCGTTTTATCTTGTATGTACATGGATTTCTCTTCTTCaaagaaaaccatgaaaattTCATTAGTAATAGCTGATGTAGCATCATGGAACTGTGCCATAGTCCTCTTATGCCTGATATTATTGGGGTCTATTAGAGAGAATTCCGTCCCGAAAGATCAGCCTGTCAAGGGAAGCCAGCTTTTGGATAGACCTTGTGATGAAATATATGTTGTCGGAGAAGGAGAGACCCTCCACACCATCAGTGACAAGTGCGGCGACCCGTTTATAGTGGAGCAGAACCCGCATATCCATGACCCGGATGACGTTTTCCCTGGACTTGTCATCAAGATCACTCCTTCAAAGCCAAGGAAGTTGCTGAGGTAGTTCTCGGAGATGAGCAATGGCTTCTAGcctgcttgatttttttctgttttttccccttttcaaCTTCTTACACCCATATGCTTTCTAGTTTAGCAGTTTTATTGCTTTTGTAATGAATAATACCATAGAGTTTTCTATAAGTTCAAGGCTCCAATTGGGTCCTTCACGTCCTGTAGAGAAAGGTTTTTTCctagaaaagataaattaaggTTGCAAGAAAGTGAGAAGGAATCTTCAAAGAATTTGGAATTCACTATAGTTACTTaatttcagctttttttttcctccaactttttgtatatatactaaGCGGGTAggataaaaacaatttgaaaaaaaaatgatgttaggctaacaaaactatattttaaaaaagattaaaaattacaatgtccaatgatgaaaacaaaaaaaaaatgatgtcaacATGTACTAACCTATCAAGCCCATAACCCTAGTCATTTGACTAGaaacaataaatttgaaaaaaccttgaagcctaattttcaactaaccaaatattaaaagattaaattgaaaaataaaataaaattaaacatacaaaagaataaaaaatagcaattataagtaaaaaaagaaCCGAGGCCACTCAGGCCAACTCGCAGAACTtattggtaaaataaaaaaaaatcatgaaacctaatttaaaaaaagaaagaaaacaatgttGAACCATGAGATGGAAATGATTAAGAAACTAACAATTATAAGCCAAAAAAAGGCTTGAACCTATCGAGTCAACCTATCAAACCAtgaatcctaatttttttaaaaaattaaatgttaaaggataaatttgaaaacaaaatcacaaaacaaaaaaaaaaagaattcaaaagattaaaaaaaaaaaacaactaaaagaataaggataaaatttgaaagaaaaaaaaatgtgagggtggataattttagattaaagagaaaaattaattcactaaataatttaaataaaaacccaccaaaagaatgaggaccaaatctaaaaaaatcaacaaaataattttttttattaaaggataaaattaaaaacaattgaaagtttACAAAAGtggcaagaaaaaaatgaagaagaaaaaaagaatgaggactaaatttgaaaaatataaattgaagaatttaattgaaagaaaaaaaaaacaaagaataaaaattaaaaaattaaaaaagtaaggATTGATATCCAAATGTACACAATTAAAAGGACtgtcctaaaattttaaatgctaGGTATGAAGCTCGAGGGAGGAGaaagattagaaaagaaaaaaagaaagaaagaaagaaagtggcTTCGTTTATAATCCACCCATAAGAACTCAACTTACACCACTTGGGGTGGAAGAGAATGCTTTGAAGAATCCAATAACATGGTAACAAAGATTTTTTGGTCGTTGTATACGCTGCTGAAGCGCAGTGGCATCTCCTTCacttattaagtttttttttaatattttttaattactttaaaaGACAAATGTATCTCTCTACTAATAtgcttattaataataaaaaaaacatccaaaatcATTTCCGAGAtaaaggttaattttttatattttacta
The sequence above is drawn from the Populus alba chromosome 15, ASM523922v2, whole genome shotgun sequence genome and encodes:
- the LOC118056308 gene encoding uncharacterized protein, which encodes MDFSSSKKTMKISLVIADVASWNCAIVLLCLILLGSIRENSVPKDQPVKGSQLLDRPCDEIYVVGEGETLHTISDKCGDPFIVEQNPHIHDPDDVFPGLVIKITPSKPRKLLR